The following proteins are encoded in a genomic region of Heptranchias perlo isolate sHepPer1 chromosome 6, sHepPer1.hap1, whole genome shotgun sequence:
- the LOC137323063 gene encoding insulin receptor substrate 2-like — protein sequence MASPPILKGGLGGYLCPAKVKKCGYLKKQKHGHKRFFVLKERSGDCPARLEYYENEKKWRNKSSAKRVIPLEYCLNINKRADAKHKYLIALYTKDEYFAVAADSEQEQESWFSALTDLLNEDKLVPESSSLSLQREEVNYGLITPASAVYKEVWQVNLKPKGLGQAKNLTGFYMLCLSSKSMGFVKLNSEVPSVSLQLMNIRRCGHSENFFFIEVGRSASTGPGELWMQVDDSVVAQHIHETILEAMKAMKELCEFRPRSKSQSSGSNPITVPTRRHLNNLPPSQTGLQRRSRTDSVVTPSPANKITLCRMRTASEGDSSMCRPESVTGSPISPGMVRTHFSRSNTMSRNSRVIQHNSLHHSRSMSMPMSHSPPSATSPVSLSSSSGHGSASDTIPRPSSGSASVSGSPSDGGFISFDEYGSSPGDLRQYVGNRSNTPESLTDTPPVREGNELYGYMLMERHSSGQCNRSCYRTARDESTELEKGYRKRTYSLTTPCRQRATSQVSSVSLDEYTLMKATCMGTSGRLSYAASPKVAHNPYPEDYCDIEIGSQKSSGCSNLGDDGYMPMTPGVAPAPNKSDNYMPMSPKSVSAPKQIINPRSHSQVNINEYKNISPTESCSPDTNGYMRMWCGSKLSVESSDGKFTNDEYMNMSPVDRCASVTPPDYFFNPVSDELPKPSYSFYSLPRSYKPQCQKNGENDHYILMNSPASVILEEPMFNIKSSTSCVVSRAAHTPVRQSRNDCFVYRGRAMRPTRLSLDMLRANILPSTNEHPLPPEPKSPGEYINIDFSNKIVYSPTSVSLESSLPSLDSGNVQRRSPVSDYMNLDLNSQSPKSGIVPVGSFDAVTSSPVSCSSRSQPTDIYLKGQVGTSCLSNPLEDETDYTEMAFGIATTPLPPVSPKHESTQVASPTIGVKRLSLIDQMPGVEVFMLPSPPLDPNRGAKVIRADPQGRRRHSSETFSSTTTVTPVSPSFAHDPKRHSSASFENVSLRKNDEAEDEQGSPMCRKTSTGFQNGLNYIALDLMDDDLTRCEKIARCRSTPQPKGSINGIDASMYASIDFVSKNFDQAAAVED from the coding sequence ATGGCAAGTCCGCCAATACTAAAAGGGGGTTTAGGAGGATACCTCTGCCCCGCTAAGGTGAAGAAATGCGGCTACTTGAAGAAGcagaaacatggacacaagaggttCTTCGTGCTGAAGGAGCGGAGCGGGGACTGCCCGGCCAGGCTGGAGTACTACGAGAACGAGAAGAAGTGGAGGAACAAGTCGTCGGCGAAGAGGGTCATCCCTTTGGAGTACTGCCTGAACATCAACAAGAGAGCGGACGCCAAGCACAAATACCTCATCGCCCTCTACACTAAGGACGAGTACTTCGCTGTGGCGGCGGACagcgagcaggagcaggagagctggttcagCGCCCTCACGGACCTGCTGAACGAAGACAAATTGGTGCCCGAATCGTCCTCGCTATCGCTGCAGCGAGAGGAGGTCAATTACGGTTTGATCACCCCCGCCTCTGCGGTTTACAAGGAAGTGTGGCAGGTCAACCTGAAGCCTAAAGGCTTGGGGCAAGCCAAAAACCTCACCGGCTTTTACATGCTGTGCCTTTCCAGTAAGAGCATGGGCTTCGTGAAACTCAATTCCGAAGTCCCCTCTGTTAGCTTGCAACTGATGAACATCAGGAGGTGTGGACACTCGGAGAATTTCTTCTTCATTGAAGTGGGCAGGTCGGCATCTACCGGTCCCGGGGAGCTGTGGATGCAGGTGGATGACTCGGTGGTAGCTCAGCACATCCACGAAACCATCCTGGAAGCTATGAAAGCCATGAAAGAGTTGTGTGAATTCCGGCCCAGGAGCAAGAGTCAATCCTCAGGTTCGAATCCCATCACTGTGCCCACCAGGAGGCACCTGAATAACCTGCCTCCCAGTCAGACCGGGCTTCAGAGGAGATCGCGGACTGACAGCGTCGTGACCCCTTCGCCAGCCAATAAAATCACATTGTGTCGCATGAGGACAGCCAGCGAAGGTGATAGCTCCATGTGCAGACCAGAATCTGTCACTGGCAGCCCCATCAGCCCCGGTATGGTGAGGACGCACTTCAGCCGTTCAAATACTATGTCTAGAAATTCAAGAGTGATTCAGCACAATTCTCTTCACCATAGCCGATCGATGTCAATGCCAATGTCCCATTCCCCCCCATCTGCCACAAGTCCGGTGAGTTTGTCATCTAGTAGCGGGCACGGGTCTGCTTCGGACACTATACCTCGGCCATCCAGTGGCAGTGCATCCGTTTCAGGCTCCCCGAGTGATGGTGGGTTTATTTCCTTTGATGAGTACGGTTCTAGTCCCGGGGACCTAAGGCAATATGTGGGGAACAGAAGTAACACACCAGAGTCCCTTACTGACACACCACCTGTTCGAGAGGGCAACGAATTGTATGGGTATATGTTAATGGAAAGACATTCCAGTGGCCAGTGTAACCGCAGCTGTTATCGGACGGCTAGGGATGAAAGTACAGAATTGGAGAAGGGCTACAGGAAAAGAACTTACTCCTTAACTACTCCATGCCGACAGAGAGCAACATCACAGGTTTCTTCAGTTTCGTTAGATGAATATACCTTAATGAAAGCTACCTGCATGGGCACCTCAGGGCGCCTGTCATATGCTGCCTCTCCCAAAGTAGCCCACAATCCTTATCCAGAAGATTATTGTGACATTGAAATAGGGTCTCAAAAGAGCTCTGGATGTAGTAATCTTGGTGATGATGGTTACATGCCAATGACTCCTGGAGTAGCACCTGCACCTAACAAAAGTGACAATTATATGCCAATGAGCCCCAAAAGTGTTTCTGCCCCTAAACAAATAATTAATCCACGATCGCATTCCCAAGTGAATATAAATGAATACAAGAATATTTCTCCTACAGAGAGCTGCTCGCCAGATACAAATGGATACATGAGAATGTGGTGCGGGTCAAAGCTATCGGTAGAGAGTTCCGACGGAAAGTTCACCAATGATGAATATATGAATATGTCTCCCGTTGACCGCTGTGCATCAGTTACTCCTCCAGACTACTTCTTTAACCCTGTAAGTGATGAACTTCCCAAGCCCAGCTACTCCTTTTACTCATTACCCcgatcttataaacctcaatgtCAGAAGAACGGAGAAAATGATCACTACATTCTGATGAATTCGCCGGCTAGTGTAATTCTCGAAGAGCCAATGTTTAATATAAAGTCTAGCACATCTTGTGTAGTCAGTCGTGCAGCACATACACCAGTGAGGCAAAGTCGGAATGACTGTTTTGTGTATAGAGGAAGAGCTATGAGACCCACCAGATTGTCTCTGGACATGCTAAGAGCCAACATATTACCAAGTACAAATGAGCATCCTTTACCACCTGAACCGAAAAGCCCAGGAGAATATATTAATATAGATTTCAGTAACAAAATTGTGTATTCCCCAACTTCTGTGTCACTAGAAAGTTCTTTACCTTCCCTGGACTCTGGTAATGTTCAGAGAAGGTCGCCGGTGTCTGATTACATGAACCTCGATCTCAACTCGCAGTCACCAAAGAGTGGAATTGTTCCTGTCGGTTCCTTTGATGCAGTAACCAGTTCGCCAGTGTCATGCTCCAGTAGAAGTCAACCAACTGACATTTACTTAAAAGGTCAGGTTGGGACATCCTGCCTCTCTAACCCTTTAGAAGATGAGACTGATTATACAGAAATGGCATTTGGAATTGCCACGACACCTCTGCCACCAGTTTCACCAAAACATGAAAGTACCCAAGTGGCTAGCCCTACCATAGGTGTGAAAAGACTTTCTCTGATTGATCAGATGCCTGGGGTGGAGGTCTTCATGCTTCCGAGTCCACCATTAGATCCCAATCGGGGTGCTAAAGTAATCCGCGCCGATCCCCAGGGACGGAGGCGACATAGTTCAGAGACATTCTCTTCCACAACGACTGTCACACCTGTTTCGCCTTCATTTGCTCACGATCCCAAGAGGCACAGTTCTGCTTCGTTTGAAAATGTTTCTCTCAGAAAGAATGACGAAGCTGAAGATGAACAAGGGAGCCCGATGTGCCGCAAAACCTCCACTGGTTTCCAGAACGGGCTGAACTACATTGCCTTAGATTTAATGGATGACGATTTGACGAGATGCGAGAAAATAGCACGATGTCGATCAACACCTCAGCCCAAAGGAAGTATTAATGGTATAGATGCTAGCATGTATGCCAGCATAGACTTTGTGTCAAAGAATTTTGACCAAGCTGCTGCTGTTGAAG